The following are from one region of the Sphingomonas sp. J315 genome:
- a CDS encoding TonB-dependent receptor — protein sequence MRIIRALTAATLMVACILPAPAQEVVVTATRSASNRDGFQGTSIPIITMRRTADFAVQRVSITGDTRDEATRRKEIYAMVRSAIEQAGRHGVELATGDYVVEALTLENYGNLTLVRDGRPDSERTSFIIKVKLEPGMDARAALDRIAKFIKAVPPTGRAQIEKSGDMTLSVLNPDQYRTKIIEMIAADAATTAARFGPDYGVEVRGLDRPVEWSRASLTEVFLYLPASYTVVAKK from the coding sequence ATGCGGATCATTCGGGCACTGACGGCGGCTACATTGATGGTGGCGTGCATCCTTCCCGCTCCCGCGCAGGAAGTGGTGGTCACCGCAACCCGCTCGGCGAGCAATCGCGACGGGTTTCAGGGCACGTCGATCCCGATCATCACGATGCGGCGCACCGCCGACTTCGCGGTGCAGCGGGTGTCGATTACCGGCGACACGCGCGACGAGGCGACGCGCCGCAAGGAAATCTATGCGATGGTCCGCAGCGCGATCGAGCAGGCGGGCAGGCACGGCGTCGAGCTGGCGACCGGCGACTATGTGGTCGAGGCGCTGACGCTCGAAAACTACGGTAACCTCACTCTTGTGCGCGACGGTCGCCCGGATTCGGAACGGACCAGCTTCATCATCAAGGTCAAGCTGGAGCCCGGCATGGACGCGCGCGCCGCGCTCGACCGCATCGCCAAGTTCATCAAGGCGGTGCCGCCCACCGGCCGCGCGCAGATCGAGAAGAGCGGCGACATGACGCTGTCGGTGCTCAACCCCGATCAATATCGCACCAAGATCATCGAAATGATCGCCGCCGACGCCGCCACCACCGCAGCGCGCTTCGGTCCGGATTACGGCGTCGAGGTTCGCGGTCTCGACCGCCCGGTGGAATGGTCACGGGCCAGCCTGACCGAGGTGTTCCTCTACCTCCCGGCAAGCTACACGGTGGTCGCCAAGAAATAG
- a CDS encoding serine hydrolase, whose translation MPRRAASLLLIGLAWVSGPAAAQERSFDAELRDFRNLHRVTVQQAKIVGSSFYFVRDGKTVAADHLGQQDADAGTPVDARTIYHWASVTKTMTGIAIMQLRDRGLLKLDDPIVRYVPELAKVHNPFGPMEAITIRQLMSHSAGFRSGTWPWRDKEWQPFEPAGWAQLAAMLPYTAVEFAPGSRFGYSNPGIVYLGQVIERLSGEDFEVYIDKNILKPLGMHASYFDRTPPHLMPHRSHSYYLRDGKRVAAAFDVDTGVTVSNGGLNAPMPDMAKYLAFLIGDPARTDYALVLKRSSLEEMWRPQVDAGDDFSQGRMATTTRAGLSFFIDRTRGVRFVGHNGDQNGFRAYLSLCPDQRAGSLLTFNTETRGVRNDPTNRDTAESRIALATDRLCEALAGS comes from the coding sequence ATGCCCCGTCGCGCCGCCAGCCTGTTGTTGATCGGATTGGCATGGGTGAGCGGCCCGGCGGCGGCGCAGGAGCGGTCGTTCGACGCGGAACTGCGCGACTTCCGCAACCTGCATCGCGTCACGGTGCAACAGGCGAAGATCGTCGGCAGCAGCTTCTACTTCGTGCGCGACGGCAAGACCGTGGCCGCCGATCACCTGGGACAGCAGGACGCCGACGCCGGCACGCCGGTGGATGCGCGGACGATCTATCACTGGGCGTCGGTGACCAAGACGATGACGGGGATCGCGATCATGCAGCTGCGCGATCGCGGATTGCTGAAACTCGACGATCCGATCGTGCGATACGTCCCCGAGCTTGCGAAGGTGCATAATCCGTTCGGGCCGATGGAGGCGATCACGATCCGTCAGCTGATGAGCCACAGCGCGGGGTTTCGCAGCGGCACCTGGCCGTGGCGTGACAAGGAGTGGCAGCCGTTCGAGCCCGCCGGCTGGGCGCAGCTGGCGGCGATGCTGCCCTATACGGCGGTCGAATTCGCACCGGGATCGCGCTTTGGCTATTCCAACCCCGGCATCGTCTATCTGGGGCAGGTGATCGAGCGGCTGTCGGGCGAGGATTTCGAGGTCTATATCGACAAGAATATCCTCAAGCCGCTGGGCATGCATGCCAGCTATTTCGACCGCACCCCGCCGCACCTGATGCCGCACCGCTCGCACAGCTACTATCTGCGCGATGGCAAGCGGGTGGCGGCAGCGTTCGATGTCGATACCGGCGTCACCGTGTCCAATGGTGGCCTGAACGCGCCGATGCCCGACATGGCGAAGTATCTGGCGTTCCTGATCGGCGATCCGGCGCGGACGGACTATGCGCTGGTGCTCAAGCGCAGTTCGCTGGAGGAAATGTGGCGACCGCAGGTCGATGCGGGCGACGATTTCAGCCAGGGGCGGATGGCGACGACGACCAGGGCCGGCCTGTCCTTCTTTATCGACCGGACGCGCGGGGTGCGCTTCGTCGGCCACAATGGCGACCAGAACGGGTTCCGCGCCTATCTCAGCCTTTGTCCGGACCAGCGCGCGGGCAGCCTGCTCACTTTCAATACCGAGACGCGCGGGGTGCGGAACGATCCGACGAACCGCGACACGGCGGAATCGCGGATCGCGCTGGCCACCGACCGGCTGTGCGAGGCGCTGGCGGGCAGCTGA
- a CDS encoding acyl-CoA thioesterase II: MTEKRAETAAEQVTQLIELLDVETIDVDLYRGARQPGGVGRVFGGQVIAQALQAAQRSVEGKDAHSLHAYFMRPGNEDFPIIYRVVRDYDGGSFANRRVIALQQGVPILNMIASFQRPEDGLSHQADMPDVPGPDDLRSEFDLREEIRDHVPEKFRPFFLRPRPIEIRPCSPRNWFKPEKREPVQHSWFRTAAALPDDPALHRAVLSYASDMMLLGTATMPHGINWMTRGLQSASLDHAVWLHEPLRADDWLLYTTDSPWAGHARGFNRGRIYSRDGRLVASVAQEGLMRMREG, encoded by the coding sequence ATGACCGAAAAACGCGCCGAAACCGCCGCCGAACAGGTGACCCAGCTGATCGAGCTCCTCGACGTCGAAACGATCGACGTCGACCTGTATCGCGGCGCGCGCCAGCCCGGCGGGGTCGGGCGCGTGTTCGGCGGGCAGGTGATTGCCCAGGCGCTTCAGGCGGCGCAGCGCTCGGTCGAGGGCAAGGACGCCCACTCGCTCCACGCCTATTTCATGCGCCCGGGAAATGAGGATTTCCCGATCATCTATCGCGTCGTGCGCGATTATGACGGGGGCAGCTTTGCCAATCGCCGCGTGATCGCGCTGCAACAGGGCGTGCCGATCCTCAACATGATCGCGTCGTTCCAGCGGCCCGAGGACGGCCTGTCGCATCAGGCCGACATGCCCGACGTGCCGGGGCCGGACGACCTGCGCTCCGAGTTCGACCTGCGCGAGGAAATCCGCGACCATGTGCCGGAGAAGTTCCGCCCCTTCTTCCTGCGCCCGCGCCCGATCGAGATCCGCCCCTGCTCCCCGCGCAACTGGTTCAAGCCCGAAAAGCGCGAGCCGGTGCAGCATAGCTGGTTCCGCACCGCCGCCGCTTTGCCCGACGATCCCGCGCTGCACCGCGCGGTGCTCTCCTACGCCAGCGACATGATGCTGCTCGGCACCGCGACCATGCCGCACGGCATCAACTGGATGACGCGCGGCTTGCAGAGCGCGAGCCTCGACCATGCCGTGTGGCTGCACGAGCCGCTGCGCGCCGACGACTGGCTGCTCTACACCACCGACAGCCCCTGGGCCGGCCATGCGCGCGGGTTCAACCGCGGGCGCATCTACAGCCGCGACGGACGGCTGGTGGCGAGCGTCGCGCAGGAAGGGCTGATGCGGATGCGCGAAGGCTGA
- a CDS encoding acyl-CoA dehydrogenase family protein has translation MPLYLNEEQTMLRDAAQQFVSEAAPVSHMRALRDANDTTGFSRDLWKQFAEMGFTGILIPESDGGLGLGHVEAGVVLEEIGRNLSPSPFLTTAVAAVAALKGSSHAERWFPGILAGETVAALAIDERAKHGNAIGMKAERSGNGFRLTGAKQFVTHGHIADLLIVAARTAGSPEDTDGVTLFAVPKDAANLTADPQRLADASLAARMTFEGVEVDADAVIGQVDDGRTVLNALLGAGRAGAAAEMLGVGGGAMDMTVQYLKERKQFGVLIGSFQALQHRAAHLYSELEVARAAVLKAQQLLDAGDTKADTAVSVAKAMAGMASTLAVQEGVQMHGGIGMTDEYEIGFYMKRGRVLAELFGDTNFHANALAEAAGY, from the coding sequence ATGCCACTCTACCTCAACGAAGAACAGACAATGCTCCGCGATGCCGCGCAGCAATTCGTGTCCGAAGCCGCCCCGGTCAGCCATATGCGCGCGCTGCGCGACGCGAACGATACGACCGGGTTCAGCCGCGACCTGTGGAAGCAATTCGCCGAAATGGGCTTTACCGGCATTCTGATCCCCGAAAGCGACGGCGGCCTCGGTCTCGGCCATGTCGAGGCGGGGGTGGTGCTGGAGGAGATCGGGCGCAACCTGTCCCCCTCCCCCTTCCTCACCACGGCGGTTGCGGCGGTGGCGGCGCTCAAGGGCAGCAGCCACGCCGAACGCTGGTTCCCCGGCATCCTCGCGGGCGAGACCGTCGCGGCGCTCGCGATCGACGAGCGCGCCAAGCATGGCAACGCGATCGGGATGAAGGCGGAGCGGTCGGGCAATGGTTTCCGCCTGACCGGCGCCAAGCAGTTCGTGACGCATGGCCACATCGCCGACCTCCTCATCGTCGCTGCCCGCACCGCCGGATCGCCCGAGGACACGGACGGCGTCACCCTGTTCGCGGTCCCGAAGGATGCGGCGAACCTGACCGCCGACCCCCAACGCCTGGCCGATGCGAGCCTCGCCGCCCGTATGACGTTCGAAGGCGTCGAGGTCGATGCCGATGCAGTGATCGGTCAGGTCGATGACGGCCGCACGGTCCTCAACGCATTGCTCGGAGCGGGCCGCGCCGGGGCGGCGGCGGAGATGCTGGGCGTCGGTGGCGGCGCGATGGACATGACCGTCCAGTATCTGAAAGAGCGCAAGCAGTTCGGTGTGCTGATCGGCAGCTTCCAGGCGCTCCAGCACCGCGCGGCGCATCTCTACTCCGAACTCGAAGTCGCACGCGCTGCAGTGCTCAAGGCGCAACAATTGCTCGACGCCGGCGATACAAAGGCCGACACCGCAGTGTCGGTCGCCAAGGCGATGGCCGGCATGGCCTCCACGCTGGCGGTTCAGGAAGGCGTCCAGATGCACGGCGGCATCGGCATGACCGACGAATATGAAATCGGCTTCTACATGAAGCGCGGGCGCGTGCTGGCGGAGCTGTTCGGCGATACGAACTTTCACGCTAATGCGCTGGCCGAAGCGGCGGGATATTGA
- a CDS encoding acyl-CoA dehydrogenase family protein, with protein sequence MTDLDQFRAETRAWLEANVPASMRQPMRGEGDANWGGRKADYSKNPDQKLYMDRMAERGWTVPDWPREYGGGGLSAAEAKILREEMAALKCRNPLNSFGISMLGPALLKYGTEEQKLEHLPKIARGEIRWCQGYSEPNAGSDLAGLATSAISDGDDYIVNGQKVWTSYADKADWIFCLVRTSKESKQGGISFLLFDMDSPGVSTKPILLISGYSPFCETFFDNVRVPKKNRVHEENKGWDVAKYLLGHEREMISGMGLASPGGNPLIEGAIATVGLDAQGRLADPILRAQLALFEVRSKAFTAMSERFLDELKAGRTHPAQPSMMKYYGTELNKDRHELIMASGGSDTLEWESERSNGGAKPRAWLRTKANSIEGGTSEVQLNIIAKRILELPS encoded by the coding sequence ATGACCGATCTCGATCAATTCCGCGCCGAAACCCGCGCCTGGCTGGAGGCCAATGTCCCCGCGTCGATGCGCCAGCCGATGCGCGGCGAGGGCGACGCCAATTGGGGCGGGCGCAAGGCCGACTACAGCAAGAATCCCGACCAGAAACTCTACATGGATCGGATGGCCGAACGCGGCTGGACAGTGCCCGACTGGCCCAGGGAATATGGCGGCGGCGGCCTGTCGGCGGCTGAGGCCAAGATCCTGCGCGAGGAGATGGCGGCGCTCAAATGCCGCAATCCGCTGAACAGCTTCGGCATCTCGATGCTCGGCCCGGCGCTGCTGAAGTACGGCACCGAGGAGCAGAAGCTCGAACACCTGCCCAAGATCGCGCGCGGCGAGATCCGCTGGTGCCAGGGCTATTCGGAGCCGAATGCGGGCAGCGACCTCGCCGGCCTCGCTACCAGCGCGATCTCCGATGGCGACGATTACATCGTCAACGGCCAGAAGGTGTGGACCAGCTATGCCGACAAGGCCGACTGGATCTTCTGCCTCGTCCGCACCAGCAAGGAGAGCAAGCAGGGCGGGATCAGCTTCCTCTTGTTCGACATGGACTCACCGGGCGTGTCCACAAAGCCGATCCTGCTGATCAGCGGTTACTCGCCCTTCTGCGAAACCTTTTTCGACAATGTCCGCGTGCCAAAGAAGAACCGCGTCCACGAAGAGAACAAGGGCTGGGACGTCGCCAAATATCTGCTCGGCCATGAGCGTGAGATGATCTCCGGCATGGGCCTCGCCTCGCCCGGCGGCAATCCGCTGATCGAGGGCGCGATCGCGACGGTCGGGCTCGACGCGCAGGGCCGCCTCGCCGATCCGATCCTGCGCGCGCAGCTGGCACTGTTCGAGGTGCGGTCCAAGGCGTTCACGGCGATGTCCGAACGCTTCCTCGACGAGCTCAAGGCGGGGCGCACCCACCCCGCCCAGCCGTCGATGATGAAATACTACGGGACCGAGCTGAACAAGGACCGCCACGAGTTGATCATGGCGAGCGGCGGGTCCGACACGCTGGAATGGGAAAGCGAACGCTCGAACGGCGGCGCCAAACCGCGCGCCTGGCTTCGCACCAAGGCGAACTCGATCGAGGGCGGGACCAGCGAGGTCCAGCTCAACATCATCGCCAAGCGGATTTTGGAGCTGCCGTCCTAG